The Gammaproteobacteria bacterium DNA window CAGGTCCAAAGACACTTCATGGTAAAGCCTCCAGCCGGACCAATGCATGCAAGGATGGCATGTATAATAAGAACATGAGAAGTGTCGGGCTCTTTATTTCAGAGTGTCGGAAATCATTAAATAAAATTTAGAGTTAGAGAATATGTAACAGCTAGAGTTCTTCTGGTGTTGCTGTGCTACCTGCTAAGATACCGCCATCAATATTTAATTCTACACCAGTAACGTAGGTAGACTCATCCGAAGCCAAATATAAAGCTGCATAGGCAACATCTAAGGCAGTTCCCATTTTTCCAAGTGGTATTTCAGAAGAGATTTTTTTAATCATATTTTCTCTGTCTATACCTTTGCCAAGCATAGGATCCCACATGGGTGTTAATATCGCTCCAGGATGAATAGAATTACACCGGATATTATATTGCATTTCTGCACAGTAAAGCGCGACGGATTTAGTATGATTTCTAGCTGCTGCTTTACTTGCAGCATAAGCAACCATATGTGGGATGCCTACAAGTCCTGAGCGCGAAGATATGTTAACTATACTGCCTGATTTATTTGATTTCATTAATTGAATTGCGTATTTACATCCAAGAGCAACACCATCTGAATTGACGGCCATAACTTTGTGCCAACTCTCAAGATCAAAATTTTCTGCATTATGGGGTCCCTTTGTTTGTGTAAATCCACCAATGCCAGCATTATTAACCAGGATGTCTAGTTTGCCGAATTTTTCTTTTATGTATTCAAATGCTGTAATCCAATCATTTTCCTTACTGACATCTAAATGGATATATGTAGCACCTGTTCCAAGATCATTAGCAATCTTAGAACCTGACTTATCTGCAATATCACTTAGAATAACCAGTGCATCTTCTGAATGAAATAACCTCGCAATAGCTTTGCCGATCCCACTCGCTGCTCCAGTTATTAAACAAGTTTTATTCGACAATCTTTTCACTGATGACCCCATTATAAAAAATTAGCCACGATTTAATGTAATCTAGATTCATATTCTTGAAACTGATATTTGATTGCTGCAATTAGAGACATCAAATCTGGGATAACACCTAGTGCAAAATTATTCATTACATTATTAAAACTAAAATTATTTGGCTAGCCCCAAAGCAAAACTAATTTACTCCGGGTGATGGTACTTATCCTCATTAATAACTTTGAAACCGCGCCAACCCCAGTAAACTCTATGATACTGAATAAGACCATCTTTAATTTCCATAACCTCAACGAAATCCATTTGCTCTCCCTGGGGTGTCTGTCTCGGATATTCGAAAATGAGAGTTTTGCCATCTGTAAAAAAATTCTGCTTAAAATATTTGCGTGTAGGTGGCTTACGTTTAGAAACTATCTCTAATAATTTTCTGAGTTCGTTTCTGCCCTTGCAGATACCAGTATCAGTTTCTAATAGATGTGGTATTAACGGACTTTCAATGATTGCATCAGGAGCATATAGCTTTAGTAAGGCTTCCACATCGTTCTTTGCAAGAGCTGTGTCCCATTCGTGGTAAATTTTCTCAGCAGTTTCTTTAAGAATTTGATGATTTTCAAAGACTTCTCTATCCATACAACGCCTCTTTAAATTTGACTATATAAATAATCATAAGCTAGGTTTTTCTTTTTTTGTAATATCAAGCAGTTTAAAAGAAGGATTTTTGAGAATTATCGTTTTAGGATTAGAGTTCTATGTAGGTAGAAAGTTCTCCTTTTTTAGGGGAAGAGCCCTAATCCTTCTACATAGCTTCTACATGGATTTTTCCAAAATTCCCAACTCCATCCTAAGTCATTGAAAATACTGGTGGGCCCGCTTGGACTCGAACCAAGGACCAAGGGATTATGAGTCCCCTGCTCTAACCAGCTGAGCTACGGGCCCGGTGAAGGGGTAGAATAATAACGTATTGTTTTGGCGAGGTAAATAGGGGTGTTAATTTGCAAATTTTCGGTGAGGAACGAAGGCGCTTTTAATCCTTGCTTTCGGTCTTAAGTTTTCCGCTCGAATGCTGTATAGTGCTTTTGGTTAGAAAAGGAAGCTAAAAATGTATGATAAATTGGATTACTTAAAAGCTAAACTTCTTACAGTGCCCAAAGATATAACCTCCGCTCTTAAAGAGGATGCAGCAACACAGATTGAGTCGGAATTAGAATATCTGGCTGCTAATAAGACAGATGAAGTTGTTAAAATTAACGTTTTATTGGCACTGCTTTTATTGGCTCATCAGCTTGAGATGAAGAAAATAGCCTTCTCAGAAGTGATTAAAGAACAAATAAAAGATCAATTTCAAGACATGGCGTCTCATGTTGATCTTCGCAATTGGATTGTGCAAACAATGCAGGGTATTCCCGAAATCCAGTGCAAACCTGAAGCAAATATTTCCAATCAAATAGCCGTAGATAAGCTGAAGCAACAGCTATCGGACTTCAAAACTTGTGTCAATTCAATCGTGGGTCAAGAGCTAGTTGAAGCGTCTAAGAATAAAACCCCCGCCAACCTACTGGATATTCTACTTCTTACAGCGCTGGCAAAGCAGCGTATCGTAAATTTTAATGATAAATCTGTTCAAGATGATTTCCGTTCTTTTTCCAGGTGTATGCAAAGTATGACCCGTGAAAAGAAAATGCAAAAACTGGGCAATATAGCGTCAGCGATCTGTTATACATGCGCTCTTATAGGTGTGATTATCATTGTTGCAGGCGTAAGTATACCCACCGGTGGAATGGGTGGGCTTTTAGCCGTATCGATTGTAGCTGGGCTTGTGTCTGCATATGCTGAGCACACAGCAAA harbors:
- a CDS encoding SDR family oxidoreductase — encoded protein: MKRLSNKTCLITGAASGIGKAIARLFHSEDALVILSDIADKSGSKIANDLGTGATYIHLDVSKENDWITAFEYIKEKFGKLDILVNNAGIGGFTQTKGPHNAENFDLESWHKVMAVNSDGVALGCKYAIQLMKSNKSGSIVNISSRSGLVGIPHMVAYAASKAAARNHTKSVALYCAEMQYNIRCNSIHPGAILTPMWDPMLGKGIDRENMIKKISSEIPLGKMGTALDVAYAALYLASDESTYVTGVELNIDGGILAGSTATPEEL
- a CDS encoding nuclear transport factor 2 family protein; amino-acid sequence: MDREVFENHQILKETAEKIYHEWDTALAKNDVEALLKLYAPDAIIESPLIPHLLETDTGICKGRNELRKLLEIVSKRKPPTRKYFKQNFFTDGKTLIFEYPRQTPQGEQMDFVEVMEIKDGLIQYHRVYWGWRGFKVINEDKYHHPE